In Nostoc sp. GT001, a genomic segment contains:
- the hemH gene encoding ferrochelatase, producing MGRVGVLLLNLGGPDKLEDVGPFLYNLFSDPEIIRLPFRWLQKPLAWFIATRRTRTSQENYKQIGGGSPLRRITEAQGEALKEQLGFLGQEVNIYVGMRYWHPYTEEAIAQITQDKVEHLVILPLYPQFSISTSGSSFRLLDKLWQEDPKLQPIDYTVIPSWYKQPGYLQAMAQLIAQELEQFPNPDDVHIFFSAHGVPKSYVEEAGDPYQVEIEECTALIMQTLNRPNAHTLAYQSRVGPVEWLQPYTEDALKELGAEGVKDLVVVPISFVSEHIETLQEIDIEYREVAEEAGIHNFRRVPAPNTHPVFINALAQLVIDALRNPSFKLSQAAQMKKMVKMYPQERWEWGLTTSAEVWNGRIAMLGFIALIVELITGHGFLHMIGLLQ from the coding sequence ATGGGTCGTGTAGGCGTCTTATTACTCAATCTCGGTGGCCCTGATAAGCTAGAAGATGTTGGACCGTTTTTGTACAATCTATTTTCCGATCCGGAAATTATTCGCCTACCATTTCGCTGGTTGCAAAAGCCCCTAGCCTGGTTTATTGCCACGCGGCGAACCAGAACATCTCAAGAAAATTATAAGCAAATCGGTGGTGGTTCCCCATTGCGGCGGATTACAGAAGCCCAAGGGGAAGCTTTAAAAGAACAGTTAGGTTTTTTGGGGCAAGAAGTTAATATTTACGTGGGAATGCGTTACTGGCATCCCTATACAGAAGAGGCGATCGCACAGATTACCCAAGATAAGGTAGAACACCTGGTAATATTACCATTATATCCCCAGTTTTCTATCAGTACCAGTGGTTCCAGCTTCCGGCTTTTAGATAAGCTTTGGCAAGAAGATCCAAAACTTCAACCGATTGATTACACCGTCATTCCTTCTTGGTATAAACAACCAGGCTATCTTCAAGCAATGGCGCAACTCATAGCCCAGGAACTTGAGCAATTCCCCAACCCGGATGATGTTCATATATTCTTCAGCGCTCACGGCGTTCCGAAAAGCTACGTAGAAGAAGCAGGCGACCCTTACCAGGTAGAAATTGAAGAATGTACTGCGTTAATTATGCAGACTCTTAATCGACCCAATGCCCACACCTTAGCTTACCAAAGTCGTGTCGGCCCAGTAGAATGGCTGCAACCCTATACTGAAGATGCCCTCAAAGAACTAGGCGCAGAAGGCGTGAAAGATTTGGTTGTCGTGCCAATCAGTTTTGTCTCAGAGCATATCGAGACACTACAAGAAATTGATATTGAGTATCGAGAAGTAGCCGAAGAAGCAGGAATTCACAACTTCCGTCGCGTACCAGCTCCCAATACCCATCCAGTATTTATTAATGCACTAGCCCAATTAGTAATTGATGCGCTGAGAAACCCCAGTTTCAAGCTTTCGCAAGCTGCCCAAATGAAAAAAATGGTAAAGATGTACCCTCAAGAGCGTTGGGAATGGGGTCTGACGACTAGTGCTGAAGTATGGAATGGTCGGATTGCGATGCTGGGTTTTATTGCCTTAATCGTAGAGCTGATTACTGGTCACGGCTTCTTGCACATGATTGGGCTTTTGCAGTAA
- a CDS encoding DUF4126 domain-containing protein → MIEILATLSASAAAGMRIGIPLLIIGLLQGSNLWSQVPILSHISPPILLCCLTSWSLIELLASKKLWGQRLLQVVQLFMSPLVGAIMGLGVATATATPNWLIAIIGGLLALVLQLVQIGWFYRLRGLPLWAVFLQDTLCIALVLFAFDAPWQGGVIALILLWFAVRSAKQWYNWYRQKS, encoded by the coding sequence ATGATTGAAATCCTAGCCACACTTTCTGCCTCTGCGGCAGCAGGAATGAGAATAGGCATACCTTTGCTGATTATTGGATTATTGCAGGGTAGCAACTTGTGGTCACAAGTTCCAATTTTATCTCACATTTCCCCACCAATATTATTATGTTGCCTCACCAGTTGGTCATTAATTGAATTATTAGCTTCAAAAAAGCTCTGGGGGCAAAGATTGCTCCAAGTGGTTCAGTTATTCATGTCTCCCCTTGTAGGCGCAATTATGGGATTAGGAGTAGCGACAGCAACAGCAACCCCAAACTGGCTGATTGCCATAATTGGAGGTTTATTAGCTTTGGTACTCCAGCTCGTCCAAATTGGTTGGTTCTATCGATTACGTGGCTTACCACTGTGGGCAGTTTTTCTTCAAGATACTTTGTGCATTGCTCTAGTACTATTTGCCTTTGATGCTCCCTGGCAAGGAGGAGTAATTGCTTTAATACTGCTCTGGTTCGCAGTTCGTAGTGCAAAGCAGTGGTATAACTGGTATCGGCAGAAAAGTTAG
- the purB gene encoding adenylosuccinate lyase, with amino-acid sequence MIERYTLPEMANLWSEAYKLKTWLQVEIAVCEAQAELGYIPSEAVEEIKAKADFDPKRVLEIEAVVRHDVIAFLTNVNEYVGDAGRYIHLGLTSSDVLDTALALQLVASLDLLLQRLEDLIQVIRQKAREHRHTVMAGRSHGIHAEPITFGFKLAGWLAEVLRHQERLRILRKTIAVGKISGAVGTYANIEPRVEAIACQKLGLEPDTASTQVISRDRHADYVQQLALVAATIDRFAVEIRNLQKTDVLEVEEFFAKGQKGSSAMPHKRNPIRSERLTGMARLVRSHLGAALENVALWHERDISHSSVERVILPDACTLTHFMLSEITDLVKNLLVYPENMKRNLNCYGGVVFSQKVLLALIDKGSSREEAYAIVQESAHAAWNQPEGNFQDLISKDPRVTQKLSPAELEVCFDPQQHLRHLEEVYQRLGI; translated from the coding sequence GTGATTGAGCGTTATACTTTGCCCGAAATGGCTAATCTGTGGAGTGAAGCTTATAAACTAAAAACTTGGCTGCAAGTGGAAATTGCTGTTTGTGAGGCTCAAGCTGAACTTGGTTACATTCCATCTGAAGCGGTTGAGGAAATTAAAGCCAAGGCAGATTTTGATCCAAAGCGGGTGTTAGAAATTGAGGCTGTAGTCCGCCACGATGTCATTGCTTTCTTGACAAATGTCAATGAATATGTTGGTGATGCCGGACGCTACATTCACCTGGGTTTAACTAGTTCGGATGTTTTGGATACGGCTTTGGCACTACAATTAGTTGCCAGCCTGGATCTGTTATTGCAACGTTTGGAAGATTTGATTCAGGTAATTCGCCAAAAAGCACGGGAACATCGTCATACAGTGATGGCTGGCCGATCGCACGGTATTCATGCTGAACCGATTACTTTTGGTTTTAAACTAGCTGGTTGGTTAGCAGAAGTGTTGCGACACCAAGAACGCCTAAGAATACTCCGCAAAACGATCGCTGTGGGTAAAATTTCCGGTGCGGTGGGAACCTATGCCAATATTGAACCCCGTGTAGAAGCGATCGCTTGTCAAAAACTCGGACTCGAACCCGATACGGCCTCAACCCAAGTTATTTCCCGCGATCGCCACGCCGACTACGTGCAACAATTAGCTTTGGTAGCTGCAACCATCGATCGCTTTGCTGTAGAAATTCGCAATCTCCAAAAAACAGACGTTTTAGAAGTTGAAGAATTCTTCGCCAAAGGTCAAAAAGGCTCCTCAGCCATGCCACACAAGCGCAACCCCATCCGTTCGGAACGACTGACGGGGATGGCACGACTCGTTAGAAGTCATCTAGGTGCAGCTTTAGAAAACGTGGCTTTATGGCATGAGCGAGACATTTCTCACAGTTCTGTAGAACGGGTAATTTTGCCAGATGCTTGTACTTTGACGCATTTTATGTTGTCAGAAATAACCGATTTGGTCAAAAACCTGTTGGTTTATCCTGAGAACATGAAACGCAATCTCAACTGTTACGGCGGCGTTGTGTTCAGCCAAAAAGTGTTACTGGCTTTGATAGACAAGGGAAGCAGCCGAGAAGAGGCTTATGCGATCGTTCAAGAAAGCGCTCACGCTGCTTGGAATCAGCCAGAAGGCAACTTCCAAGACTTAATTAGCAAAGATCCGCGTGTCACCCAAAAGTTGTCTCCAGCAGAACTAGAGGTTTGTTTCGACCCCCAGCAACATCTGCGGCATTTAGAAGAAGTTTACCAACGATTAGGTATTTAG
- a CDS encoding YihY/virulence factor BrkB family protein: MNLQEIWKLLQETFKEWSDDKASRLAAALAYYTIFSIAPLLIIVIAIAGAVFGEEAARGQIVGQIQGLVGVDGAKFLETAIKNANQPKTGAIASIISVLVLLLGATGLFTELQDAMNTIWEVKPKPGRGINNIIRLRVLSFAMVIGIGFLLLVSLVISTILATLVTYFSNLLPGFDFIWQIANLIISFAITTVLFGLIFKVLPDVKIAWSDVLVGAALTSVLFSIGKFLLGQYLGNGSFGSTYGAAGSLVVVLAWVNYAAQILFFGAEFTQVYSRRHGSGIVPTKNAVHVSDNTNYNGKAPREQASTNKNKKPSSRFINRFFQYFRKPKRLKQRRKNQRF; the protein is encoded by the coding sequence ATGAATTTGCAAGAAATTTGGAAGTTATTACAAGAGACATTCAAAGAATGGAGTGACGATAAAGCCTCACGGTTAGCAGCGGCGTTAGCTTATTACACGATTTTTTCCATTGCACCATTGCTAATTATTGTAATTGCGATCGCAGGTGCAGTATTTGGAGAGGAAGCGGCAAGAGGTCAAATTGTCGGGCAAATTCAAGGTTTAGTCGGGGTAGATGGCGCAAAGTTTCTCGAAACAGCCATCAAAAATGCTAACCAACCAAAAACAGGAGCGATCGCTTCGATTATTAGTGTCCTAGTTCTGTTATTGGGTGCTACAGGCTTATTTACTGAGTTGCAAGATGCCATGAACACGATTTGGGAAGTTAAACCCAAACCTGGACGTGGCATAAATAACATAATTCGTCTCCGGGTTTTGTCCTTTGCAATGGTGATCGGAATTGGCTTTTTACTTTTAGTTTCTCTAGTAATTAGTACGATATTAGCAACATTAGTTACATACTTTAGCAACTTATTGCCAGGTTTCGATTTCATCTGGCAGATTGCTAATTTAATCATCTCTTTTGCAATCACAACAGTACTGTTCGGACTAATTTTTAAAGTTTTACCAGATGTCAAAATTGCATGGAGTGATGTTTTAGTTGGAGCGGCTCTCACTTCAGTTTTATTCTCTATTGGGAAATTTTTATTAGGACAATATTTGGGTAATGGCAGCTTTGGCTCGACTTATGGTGCTGCTGGTTCACTGGTGGTAGTTTTAGCTTGGGTTAACTATGCCGCACAGATTCTTTTCTTCGGTGCAGAATTTACTCAAGTTTATTCCCGAAGGCATGGAAGCGGCATAGTTCCAACTAAAAATGCTGTACATGTATCTGATAACACAAACTATAATGGCAAGGCTCCAAGAGAACAAGCATCAACTAATAAAAATAAAAAGCCATCTTCTCGCTTTATTAATCGCTTCTTTCAGTATTTTAGAAAGCCCAAACGCTTAAAGCAGAGAAGAAAAAATCAGCGATTTTAA
- a CDS encoding type I restriction endonuclease, protein MTQTAAITEAITTLEDAENRFGFVRVENEQFFPEWYEGLSEITEAEKASVDVVRRRYLYHRAGGDLVEGTVILLLVSPILALSGFYDPPFRIKAESSVELILNDGEEILRGRIDVLVLQDQLWVMVLESKKTTLSVWSAVPQALAYMMANPNPNKPVFGMVTNGDDILFVKVTQTNTPQYDLSRVFAPFASARELYAVLQILKRIGQLISPAS, encoded by the coding sequence ATGACACAGACCGCAGCAATTACAGAAGCGATTACCACTCTAGAGGATGCAGAAAATCGATTCGGTTTTGTCCGTGTTGAAAACGAGCAATTTTTCCCAGAGTGGTATGAGGGATTGTCTGAAATTACGGAAGCGGAAAAAGCTTCTGTGGATGTCGTGCGCCGCAGGTATCTCTATCACCGTGCCGGAGGTGATTTAGTAGAAGGGACAGTCATATTGTTGTTGGTGTCACCAATACTTGCACTCTCTGGATTTTACGATCCTCCTTTCAGAATTAAGGCTGAATCATCTGTGGAACTCATACTGAATGATGGCGAGGAGATACTGCGCGGACGAATTGATGTTTTAGTGTTACAAGATCAATTGTGGGTGATGGTGTTGGAGTCGAAAAAAACCACACTCTCAGTTTGGTCGGCTGTACCGCAAGCTCTAGCTTATATGATGGCTAACCCCAATCCCAATAAACCTGTGTTTGGGATGGTGACGAATGGAGACGATATTTTATTTGTCAAAGTGACGCAAACAAATACACCACAGTACGATTTGTCAAGAGTTTTTGCTCCATTTGCATCGGCGAGAGAACTGTACGCCGTTTTGCAAATTCTCAAGCGTATTGGTCAGTTAATTTCTCCTGCGTCTTAG
- a CDS encoding DUF4394 domain-containing protein, with amino-acid sequence MKALITRKIALVVTVVTASLGLTANKISADVGITKLADILQINVTGKWSALRFIGLTSNNTLVNIDPSGFAKAIKVKGIDGNLQGIDFRPANGLLYGVTDTDNIYTINSRTGQATFVSKLSSSFNGGFQSGFDFNPVPDRLRIVGSNDQNFRTNVDTGAVTVDKLLAYATDDVNATADPNITAVAYINSVAGATSTQLFGIDYDLDVLVLQNPPNDGTLRTIGKLGVNFAPISGFDIFTNAQGKNTGYALSGSGLYTINLSTGTATKIADVPKGNFIGLAITSK; translated from the coding sequence ATGAAAGCTTTGATCACACGAAAAATTGCCCTTGTCGTTACTGTAGTCACTGCAAGTCTTGGCTTGACTGCTAACAAAATTTCAGCTGACGTTGGGATCACTAAATTAGCTGATATCCTTCAAATTAATGTTACAGGCAAATGGTCTGCTTTAAGATTCATTGGCTTGACCTCAAACAATACTCTTGTAAATATAGATCCGAGTGGGTTTGCCAAAGCAATAAAAGTTAAAGGAATTGACGGCAACTTACAAGGTATTGACTTCCGTCCAGCAAACGGTCTGCTTTATGGTGTCACAGATACTGACAACATATACACGATCAACTCTAGAACTGGTCAGGCTACCTTTGTGAGCAAACTATCTAGCAGCTTTAATGGAGGATTTCAGTCAGGGTTTGACTTTAATCCTGTACCAGACCGCTTACGGATAGTAGGTAGCAATGACCAAAATTTCCGTACTAATGTAGATACTGGTGCAGTCACTGTCGATAAACTCCTAGCTTATGCTACTGATGATGTCAACGCCACAGCTGACCCCAACATTACCGCTGTTGCTTACATAAATTCGGTTGCTGGAGCCACATCAACTCAACTTTTTGGCATTGATTACGATCTTGACGTGTTAGTACTGCAAAACCCACCTAATGATGGCACTCTCAGAACGATTGGCAAGCTTGGTGTTAACTTTGCACCGATAAGCGGGTTCGACATCTTTACAAATGCACAAGGCAAAAATACTGGCTATGCACTGTCTGGTTCAGGTCTTTACACTATTAACCTATCTACTGGCACTGCAACTAAAATTGCCGATGTACCTAAAGGTAACTTCATTGGTTTAGCCATTACATCTAAGTAG
- a CDS encoding YifB family Mg chelatase-like AAA ATPase yields the protein MLARVWSASIVGIDAVKVGVEVDVSGGLPGIVVLGLPDSAIQESRERVKATLKNTGFAFPMRKIVINLTPADLRKEGPCFDLPISVGILAASEQVSADLLGDYLFLGEVSLDGSLRPVAGVLPIAAAAQKMGIAGLVLPADNAQEAAVVEDLAVYGCKHLSEVVDFLNNPGRYKPVQIDSTTQTTTVSYPSADLHDVKGQAHARRALEIAAAGGHNLIFVGPPGSGKTMLARRLPGILPPLSFAESLEVTRIHSVAGLLKNRGSLVRDRPFRSPHHSASGPSLVGGGSFPRPGEISLSHRGVLFLDELTEFKRDVLEFLRQPLEDGYVTISRTKLSVMFPAQFTLVASTNPCPCGYYGDTIQQCTCSPRQREQYWAKLSGPLMDRIDLQVAVNRLKPEEITQQPTGETSISVRERVQQASDRAITRFQGEGNLRCNAHLQSSHLQKWCKLDDLSRNLLEAAIRKLGLSARASDRILKVARTIADLAGEDELKTNHVAEAIQYRTIDRMQ from the coding sequence ATGCTTGCTAGAGTCTGGAGTGCATCAATTGTGGGCATCGATGCCGTCAAAGTAGGCGTAGAAGTCGATGTGTCAGGGGGATTACCGGGAATTGTTGTCTTGGGACTTCCAGATTCAGCGATTCAAGAGTCCAGAGAAAGAGTCAAAGCAACTTTGAAAAATACTGGCTTTGCCTTTCCGATGCGTAAAATAGTCATTAATTTAACTCCGGCAGATTTACGCAAAGAAGGCCCCTGTTTTGATTTGCCTATTAGTGTAGGAATTTTGGCGGCTTCTGAGCAAGTTAGCGCTGATTTGTTGGGGGATTATCTATTTTTGGGCGAAGTCTCTTTAGATGGCAGTTTACGTCCCGTGGCTGGTGTATTACCGATCGCAGCAGCAGCCCAAAAGATGGGAATTGCAGGTTTAGTTCTCCCTGCTGATAATGCTCAAGAAGCGGCAGTGGTTGAAGATTTAGCTGTTTATGGCTGCAAGCATTTGTCTGAGGTGGTAGATTTTTTAAATAATCCGGGGCGTTACAAACCTGTGCAGATAGATAGTACAACACAGACAACAACAGTATCCTACCCTAGTGCAGATTTGCATGATGTCAAAGGACAAGCTCATGCACGTCGTGCTTTAGAAATTGCTGCGGCTGGTGGGCATAATCTTATTTTTGTCGGGCCGCCGGGTAGTGGGAAAACCATGCTGGCACGCCGCTTACCAGGAATTTTACCGCCGTTGAGTTTTGCCGAATCTTTAGAAGTGACTCGGATTCATTCGGTAGCTGGTTTATTGAAAAATCGTGGTTCATTAGTACGCGATCGCCCTTTTCGCAGTCCACACCACTCGGCATCCGGGCCTTCTCTTGTGGGTGGTGGTAGCTTCCCTCGTCCTGGAGAAATATCATTATCTCACAGAGGTGTGCTTTTCTTGGATGAGCTGACAGAATTTAAACGAGATGTTTTAGAATTTCTGCGCCAACCTTTAGAAGATGGCTACGTCACAATTTCCCGCACCAAACTATCGGTAATGTTTCCCGCGCAGTTTACTTTAGTTGCAAGTACGAATCCTTGTCCTTGTGGTTACTATGGCGATACTATTCAACAATGTACTTGTTCTCCCCGCCAACGCGAGCAATATTGGGCAAAACTTTCTGGGCCATTGATGGATCGAATTGATTTACAAGTTGCGGTGAATCGATTGAAACCAGAAGAAATTACCCAACAACCGACGGGAGAAACATCAATATCAGTACGCGAACGAGTCCAACAAGCAAGCGATCGCGCAATTACCCGTTTCCAAGGAGAAGGAAATCTGCGTTGCAATGCCCATTTGCAAAGTAGTCATCTTCAGAAATGGTGCAAGTTAGATGATCTTAGCCGCAATTTATTAGAAGCAGCAATTAGAAAATTAGGCTTATCGGCAAGAGCAAGCGATCGCATTCTCAAAGTAGCACGAACTATTGCAGATTTAGCAGGAGAAGATGAGTTAAAAACCAATCATGTAGCGGAAGCGATTCAATATCGCACGATAGATAGGATGCAGTAG
- a CDS encoding TRAP transporter small permease subunit: MEKLLKISNIIDNCIERIGRFTSWLVLIMIVLGVWNVIGRYLGRISGNNFTSNAYIESQWYIFDLVFLLGAAYTLKHNEHVRVDIFYSNWPPRRKALADLVGTIFFLIPFCIITIAFSWDAVVASWLIKEASSDPGGLPRYPIKAMIIVGFVLLIFQGISQAIKNLAILQSREENHDTGL, from the coding sequence TTGGAAAAATTATTAAAAATATCAAATATTATTGATAATTGCATTGAACGCATTGGTCGATTTACCAGTTGGCTAGTACTAATAATGATCGTACTTGGCGTGTGGAATGTTATCGGGCGATATCTCGGAAGAATTAGCGGTAACAACTTTACTTCCAACGCCTATATAGAATCTCAATGGTACATTTTTGATTTAGTTTTCTTATTGGGAGCAGCTTACACCCTTAAGCACAACGAACACGTGCGGGTTGATATTTTTTACAGTAATTGGCCGCCTCGGCGAAAGGCACTTGCAGACTTAGTAGGGACTATATTTTTCCTCATCCCATTTTGTATTATCACGATCGCTTTTTCTTGGGATGCGGTTGTGGCTTCATGGCTAATTAAGGAAGCCTCATCCGATCCTGGGGGATTGCCTCGTTACCCCATTAAAGCGATGATTATTGTCGGCTTTGTGCTGCTGATTTTCCAGGGAATTTCTCAGGCGATCAAAAACTTGGCAATTCTTCAAAGCAGGGAGGAAAATCATGACACTGGCTTATGA
- a CDS encoding TRAP transporter large permease subunit — translation MTLAYEWLGPVMFAGALVLLSLGYPVAFSLGGVAILFGILGISLGVFDPVFLTAMPQRIFGIMANYTLLAIPYFIFMGAMLEKSGIAERLLETMGILLGRLRGGLALAVILVGALLAATTGVVAATVVAMGLISLPIMLRYGYSKELATGVIAASGTLGQIIPPSVVLVVLGDQLGVSVGDLFIGSVIPGLMMASAFALHVLIVAFLKPDLAPALPTEVRDIGGKALGRRVIQVMIPPLILILLVLGSIFFGIATPTEAGAVGCGGAIALAAANRQLTLESLRQVCDATLRITSMVVFILFGSTAFSLVFRGLNGDRFMFDVLANLPGGKTGFLIVSMAVLFILGFFIDFFEIAFIVVPLFVPVAQNLGIDLIWYGVVLGANLQTSFLTPPFGFALFYLRGVAPPEVTTKDIYRGVIPFILLQLLVVVLIIVFPGIVSFLPSLGN, via the coding sequence ATGACACTGGCTTATGAATGGTTGGGGCCAGTGATGTTTGCTGGTGCTTTGGTGTTGCTGTCGCTGGGGTATCCGGTGGCTTTTTCTTTGGGTGGTGTGGCAATTTTATTTGGAATATTGGGAATCAGCTTAGGTGTCTTTGACCCAGTGTTTCTGACTGCCATGCCACAGCGGATTTTTGGCATCATGGCAAACTATACCTTATTAGCTATCCCTTATTTCATCTTCATGGGGGCAATGCTGGAGAAATCGGGGATAGCGGAGAGACTCTTAGAAACGATGGGAATTTTGTTGGGACGCTTGCGCGGCGGACTGGCTTTAGCTGTGATTTTGGTGGGGGCGCTGTTAGCAGCAACTACTGGGGTAGTAGCGGCGACTGTGGTCGCGATGGGTTTGATTTCTCTGCCAATTATGCTCCGCTATGGTTACAGCAAAGAATTAGCTACTGGTGTGATAGCTGCATCAGGAACCTTGGGGCAAATTATCCCGCCGAGTGTAGTGTTGGTAGTGCTGGGCGACCAATTGGGTGTATCGGTGGGCGATTTGTTCATCGGTTCGGTGATTCCCGGTTTGATGATGGCTAGTGCATTTGCCCTACACGTACTGATTGTGGCATTTTTGAAGCCAGATTTAGCACCAGCTTTACCTACTGAGGTCAGAGATATTGGTGGTAAAGCTTTGGGAAGGCGGGTAATTCAAGTGATGATACCGCCTTTGATACTGATTTTGTTGGTGCTAGGGAGTATATTTTTTGGTATTGCTACGCCGACAGAAGCGGGTGCAGTGGGTTGTGGTGGTGCGATCGCACTGGCGGCTGCTAATCGTCAACTTACCTTAGAATCTCTGCGTCAAGTTTGTGATGCTACTTTGCGAATCACCAGCATGGTAGTTTTTATCTTATTTGGTTCTACAGCTTTTAGTTTAGTCTTTCGGGGATTAAATGGCGATCGCTTCATGTTTGATGTTCTCGCCAATCTTCCCGGTGGTAAAACTGGCTTTTTGATTGTCAGTATGGCGGTACTATTTATCCTCGGCTTTTTCATCGACTTTTTCGAGATTGCCTTTATTGTCGTGCCGTTGTTTGTACCAGTTGCCCAAAACTTAGGTATTGACTTGATTTGGTATGGTGTAGTTTTGGGAGCAAATTTGCAAACATCTTTCCTTACACCTCCCTTTGGCTTTGCCCTGTTTTACTTGCGTGGTGTCGCGCCGCCAGAAGTTACGACAAAGGATATCTATCGTGGTGTAATACCATTTATTTTGTTGCAACTATTGGTGGTGGTGTTAATTATTGTTTTCCCCGGAATTGTCAGTTTCTTACCTTCTTTGGGAAACTAG
- a CDS encoding TRAP transporter substrate-binding protein, with protein sequence MKRREVFNTVAIATATAASLVSCSQAGKSPSVQAGLPNIRWRMATSWPKSLGTFIGAQTVSRRVEEMTNGRFQITPFAAGELVPGLQVLDAVQAGTVECGHTSSYYYIGKSSALAFATSVPFGLNAQQQNAWLYNGGGLEAIHKIYTNFNVISFPAGSTGAQMGGWFKKEIKSISDLKGLKMRIPGLGGEVMSRLGVNVQVLPGGEVYLALDRGAIDAAEWVGPYDDEKLGLNKAAQFYYYPGWWEPGPTLDVLVNLTAWNRLPKEYQQILKTASFEANLNMLSQYDALNGQALTRLLAGGTKLVPYSQEILQAAQKISFELFEENASKDAAFKQVYEQWKAFRQQIFNWNRVNELSYANFVTSNNIK encoded by the coding sequence ATGAAACGCCGAGAGGTTTTTAACACAGTAGCGATCGCCACTGCAACTGCTGCTAGTCTAGTTTCCTGTAGCCAAGCTGGTAAATCCCCTAGCGTACAAGCAGGATTGCCGAATATTCGTTGGCGGATGGCAACTAGCTGGCCCAAATCTTTGGGTACTTTTATCGGCGCCCAAACAGTTTCCCGGCGAGTTGAAGAAATGACCAATGGACGTTTCCAAATTACGCCCTTTGCCGCTGGAGAGTTAGTACCGGGATTGCAAGTACTCGATGCTGTGCAAGCTGGGACTGTTGAATGCGGACACACATCTAGTTACTATTACATCGGCAAAAGTTCAGCATTAGCCTTCGCCACCTCCGTACCCTTCGGTTTAAATGCCCAACAGCAGAATGCTTGGCTTTATAACGGTGGTGGATTAGAAGCCATACACAAAATTTATACCAACTTCAACGTGATTAGTTTTCCCGCTGGTAGTACTGGGGCACAGATGGGGGGATGGTTCAAAAAAGAAATCAAGTCTATTTCTGACCTTAAAGGTTTGAAAATGCGCATTCCCGGATTAGGTGGCGAAGTCATGTCCCGTTTAGGGGTGAATGTGCAAGTATTGCCTGGAGGCGAAGTTTATTTAGCATTGGATAGGGGAGCCATTGATGCTGCTGAGTGGGTAGGCCCTTACGATGACGAAAAACTCGGTTTAAATAAAGCCGCGCAATTCTACTATTATCCTGGCTGGTGGGAACCAGGGCCAACCTTGGATGTGTTAGTTAATCTCACCGCCTGGAACCGCCTACCCAAAGAATATCAACAGATTTTGAAGACAGCGAGTTTTGAAGCCAATTTGAATATGCTGAGTCAATACGATGCCTTGAATGGACAAGCGCTGACGCGGTTATTGGCTGGTGGTACAAAACTAGTTCCTTACAGCCAGGAGATTCTGCAAGCAGCCCAGAAAATATCTTTTGAGTTATTTGAAGAAAATGCCAGTAAAGATGCGGCTTTTAAGCAAGTCTACGAACAGTGGAAAGCCTTTCGACAGCAGATTTTTAATTGGAATCGTGTTAACGAATTAAGTTATGCCAATTTTGTCACTTCTAATAACATCAAGTAA